The DNA segment ACAGACCGCGCAGCAACCCCGAGCGTACCTGCAGGTGTTGCGCCACCAGCAGGTTCTCGACCACCGTCAGCTGCTTGAACAAGCGGATGTTCTGGAACGTGCGCACCAGGCCGCGGCGCGCCACCTGGTGGCTCGGCAAGCGGGCGATCGAATGCCCGTCCAGCATGACCTCGCCGGCGGTGGGCTTATAGAAGCCGCCCACGCAGTTGAACACCGTGGTCTTGCCCGCGCCGTTGGGGCCGATGATGGCGAAGACCTCATCGCGGCGCACATCGAAATCGATGCCGTCGACCGCCAGCAGGCCGCCGAAGCGCATCTGCAGACCGGAGACTTTCAGCAGTTCCGCTGATTGAACTTGGCTCATTGCGGCAACTCCACATGGGGGCGGCTCGCGGGCAGCAGGCCCTGCGGACGCCACATCATCATCAGCACCATCACCAGGCCGAAAATCAGCATGCGGTACTCGGCAAAGCCGCGCGCCACTTCCGGCAGCGCGGTCAACAGGATGGCGGCCAGGATCACGCCGAGCTGCGAGCCCATGCCGCCCAGCACCACCACCGCCAGGATCAGCGCGGACTCGATAAAGGTGAACGATTCGGGATTGACCAGGCCCTGGCGCGCGGCAAAGAACGCGCCGCCCAGGCCGGCAAACGCCGCGCCCAGCGTGAACGCCGACAGCTTGATGCGGGTCGGGTTCAGGCCCAGAGAACGGCAGGCGATTTCGTCCTCGCGCAGGGCTTCCCACGCACGTCCCATCGGCATGCGGATCAGCCGGCTGGTGACGAACAGCGTGAAGCCCACCAGCAGCAGGGCCAGCAGGTAGAGGAAGATCACCATGTGCTCGCCGCTGTAGTCCCAGCCCAGCAACTCATGAAAGGTCTTGACGCCTTCCACGCTCGAACTGCGCGCCATCTCGATGCCGAACACGGTCGGCTTCGGGATGCCGGACACGCCATCCGGTCCGCCGGTGAGGCTGGTCAGGTTGTTGAGCAGCAGGCGGATGATCTCGCCGAAGCCCAGCGTGACAATGGCAAGGTAGTCGCCGCGCAGCCGCAGCACCGGAAAACCCAGCACGAAGCCGAACAGCGCCGACATGCCGGCGGCGATCGGCAGGCACTCCCAGAAGCTCAGCCCGAAGTATTGGTTGAGCAGCGCGTAGGTATAGCCGCCAACCGCGTAGAAGCCGACGTAACCCAGGTCGAGCAGGCCGGCATAGCCCACCACGATGTTCAGGCCGAGGCCCAGGATCACGTAGATCAGCGCCAGGGTGGCCACGTCCACCGCGCCGCGCGAACTAAAGAACGGGAACACCAGGCCAACCGCCAGCAGCAGCCAGATCACCTTGCGCTGCTGGGTCGCGCCCAGCGCGGGCAGGCTCGGCACCTTGACGCCGGCCGTGGCGCGCTGGAACAGCGGCTTGAAGAGTTGGAACAGGAAGACCGCGCCCACCGCCAGCCACACCGGCTTCCAGTGCGGCTCGAGCACGACTTTGTAGCCGTCGAGCTTCAACTGCAGCCCCAGCACGGGAATGGTCAGGATGGCCGTCATCACGGCCGCGACGATGGCGTTCTTCAGGGTCTGCCCCGCCGGCGCGCCCTGCGCCAAACTGATTGGCGTAGAAATAGCTTGTGTCATAGCGTCCTCACACCTTTTCAACGTCAGGCTTGCCCAGCAGCCCGGTCGGGCGGAACAGCAGGATCAGCACCAGCAGGCCGAACGCCACCACGTCCTTGTACTCGGCCGGCATATAGCCGGAGGCAAAGGTCTCGGCCAGGCCCAGCAGCACGCCGCCGAGCATGGCGCCCGGGATGCTGCCGATGCCGCCCAGCACGGCCGCGGTGAAGGCCTTGATGCCCGCCACGAAGCCGATATACGGGTTGAGCTTGCCGATGGTCAGGCCGATCAGCACACCGCCCACCGCCGCCAGCATCGCGCCCAGCACGAAGGTGAAGGAGATCACGCGGTTGGTGTCGATGCCGAGCAGGTTGGCCATGCGCATGTCCTCGGCGCAGGCGCGGCAGGCGCGGCCCATGCGCGAGCGGCCGATGAACAGCGTCAGCGCCAGCATCAGCACCAGCGTGACGCCGACGATCAGCAGGCGCGAATACGGTACGGTCACGGTGAAATCGCCGCCCATCTGGAACTCGATGGCGCCGGAAATCAGCACCGGCACCGACATGTCGCGCGCGCCCTGCCCGATCTGCACGTAGTTCTGCAGGAAGATCGACATGCCGATGGCGGAGATCAGCGGCACCAGCCGCGGACCGCCACGCAGGGGCCGGTAGGCCACGCGCTCCACGGCGAAACCATACAAACCGGTGACCAGGACGGACACCAGCAAGGCGGCGCCCAGCACCAGCGGCAGCGGATAGCCCGCGCTCGCGCCGATGGCGGTGAGCGTCACCAGGCCCACGTAGGCGCCGATCATATAGATCTCGCCATGGGCAAAATTGATCATGCCGATGATGCCGTAGACCATGGTGTAGCCAATGGCGATCAGCGCATAGATCGCACCCAGCGTCAGGCCATTGACCAGCTGCTGGGTAAACTGTGGAAGGAACTCGTTCATGCGGGAAGCCCCATAACTTTGAAGCTGGAGAAGCCGGCGTTGCAGGAGGTGCGCAAGCGCCGGGCCGGCTCCGTGATGCCGGATATGCCCAGGCCCCGGACGCGGCGGATAAACCGCGCCGGCTGCGCATCCGGACCCCGATACCAAAACGCCCCGCTCAAGCCATGAGCGGGGCGCGCAAAGCCAATGTGCGGCTTAGTTGGCAGCGGTCTTGGTGGCGTCCTTGTGCCAGGTGAACACAACGAACTTGAACGACTTCAGGTCGCCCTGCGCGTCGTACTCGACCTTGCCGATCGGGGTCTGGAAGGCGTTCTTGTGCATGTACGCGGCAACCTTGGTCGGGTCGGTGCTCTTGGCGCCGGCGATGGCGTCGCCAATGATCTGGACCGCGGCGTAGGCCGGCATCTGGAACGGACCGTTGGCGTCACGCTTCTTGTCGGCGAAGGCCTTGACCAGCGCGGCGTTGGACGGATCGGCGGAGAAGTCGGCCGGCAGCGTGACCAGCATGCCTTCCGAAGACGCGCCGGCGATGGCCGTCACGTCCTTGTTGCCCACGCCTTCAGGACCCATGAAGGTCGCCTTGACGCCCTGCTCGCGCGCCTGGCGCAGCAGCAGGCCCATTTCCGGGTGATAGCCGCCAAAGTAGACGAAGTCCACGCCTTGCGACTTGAGCTTGGTAATGACGGCGGAGTAGTCCGAATCGCCTGCGTTCACGCCTTCGAACACAGCCACGGGGATCTTGGCGGCTTCCAGGTCCTTCTTCACCGACGAGGCAATGCCCTGGCCGTACGACTGCTTGTCATGCAGGATCGCGACCTTCTTGGGCTTGATCTTGGTGATGATGTACTGGGCAGCAGCCGGGCCTTGCTGGTCGTCGCGGCCGATGGTGCGGAAGATGAACTTGCGCTTCTTGTTCTCGGTCAGCTGCGGCGCGGTGGCCGACGGCGTCACCATGACGATGCCTTCGTTCTCGTAGATGTCCGAAGCCGGGATGGTCGAGCCCGAGCACACGTGGCCGATCACGTAATGGATCTTCTGGCTGACGATCTTGTTGGCTACCGCCACGGCCTGCTTCGGTTCGCAGGCGTCGTCCATCATCACCACTTCGAACTTGTTGCCGCCCGCGCCGCCGGCGGCATTGATCTGCTCGATGGCAGTCAGCGCACCAGCCTTGACCATGTCGCCGTACTGGGCAACGGAGCCGCTCATGGGGCCGGCAATGGCAATCTTGACGGTTTCAGCGTTGGCAGCAGCGCCGAAAGCGCACAGGGCCGTGGCCAGGGAGATGGACGTAAGACGGGACAGCGTCATTCAGGAGCTCCTCGATTATGGTTGGGTCATGGGCTGAGACGGCATGACCTGCGCAATCGAACAACACCCGCGAGCGAAAACCTGGAAAAGACGCCCGAGACGCGGAAGACGGGCCTGCAAGAAATGAAGCGTGTGCGGGGCCCGGCATGTGTCAGCCCTCCTGTGCAATCCATGCAACGGAAGACCTTGGTTCGGAAAGACAACGTTGATGCGTTCTCTATTGCGCAGGTGATTCGCCTGCCCCGCTCGCCTCAACGCAGTCCGGAAGGGTGGCCCGGCTGCTGTCGGCAAAGCAGCCCGCATTATAGGGTCAAATTCCGCGCCGGATGGCACATTTGCACAACAAATGAGGATCTTAATGGTAGTAACACAGCACAAAGCGTCGGAAATTGGCGTTATCGCCACGTTTCACGCAATAAATCTTTTGCGCCGCACAAGTGCTGCCGGGCTTGGAGGACAAGGCCTTGTCGAGACCGGAGCGTTTGGTATTGCTGCGCCGCCCCGGCGAGTCGTTTCGCGTCTTGGCTGAAGGACCGGATCTGTGCCTGTGCGCGCGCACAACAGCAAAACGCCCCGGCCAAGGCCGGGGCGTTTCATGCTGCATGCGGCGCCGTGACTGCCGGCGCCACCTTACCGGGGCATTAACGCGTGCCCATATCCGGCACGTTGCGGCTTGCCGCGCCGTTGAACAGCTGGCGCGGACGGCCGATCTTGTATTCCGGATCGGTGATCATTTCTTCCCACTGCGAGATCCAGCCCGGGGTGCGTGCCAGGGCGAAGATGCAGGTGAACAGCGACGTCGGGATGCCGAGTGCGCGTTGCACGATGCCCGAGTAGAAGTCGACGTTCGGGTACAGCTTGCGGCTGACGAAGTACTCGTCTTCCAGCGCGATCTTTTCCAGTTCCATGGCGAGCTTGAACAGCGGGTCGTTGTGCAGGCCCAGTTCGTTCAGCACTTCATAGCAGGTTTCGCGCATCAGCTTGGCACGCGGATCGTAGTTCTTGTACACGCGGTGGCCAAAGCCCATCAGGCGCACGCCCGAGTTCTTGTCCTTGACCTGCTTGATGAACTCGGTGATGTTGTCGACGCTGCCGATTTCCTCAAGCATCTTGAGGGCGGCTTCGTTGGCGCCACCGTGGGCAGGGCCCCACAGGCAAGCCACGCCGGCAGCGATGGCGGCGAACGGGTTGGTACCCGAGGAGCCAGCCAGGCGCACCGTGGAGGTGGAGGCGTTCTGCTCGTGGTCTGCGTGCAGGATGAAGATGCGGTCGAGCGCGCGCTCGAGCACCGGGTTCACCTTGTACGGGGCGCACGGCGTGGAGAACATCATCTGCATGAAGTTGCCCGAGTAGGACAGGTCGTTCTGCGGATAGATGTACGGCTGGCCGATGTTGTACTTGT comes from the Cupriavidus basilensis genome and includes:
- a CDS encoding high-affinity branched-chain amino acid ABC transporter permease LivM, yielding MTQAISTPISLAQGAPAGQTLKNAIVAAVMTAILTIPVLGLQLKLDGYKVVLEPHWKPVWLAVGAVFLFQLFKPLFQRATAGVKVPSLPALGATQQRKVIWLLLAVGLVFPFFSSRGAVDVATLALIYVILGLGLNIVVGYAGLLDLGYVGFYAVGGYTYALLNQYFGLSFWECLPIAAGMSALFGFVLGFPVLRLRGDYLAIVTLGFGEIIRLLLNNLTSLTGGPDGVSGIPKPTVFGIEMARSSSVEGVKTFHELLGWDYSGEHMVIFLYLLALLLVGFTLFVTSRLIRMPMGRAWEALREDEIACRSLGLNPTRIKLSAFTLGAAFAGLGGAFFAARQGLVNPESFTFIESALILAVVVLGGMGSQLGVILAAILLTALPEVARGFAEYRMLIFGLVMVLMMMWRPQGLLPASRPHVELPQ
- a CDS encoding branched-chain amino acid ABC transporter substrate-binding protein; translation: MTLSRLTSISLATALCAFGAAANAETVKIAIAGPMSGSVAQYGDMVKAGALTAIEQINAAGGAGGNKFEVVMMDDACEPKQAVAVANKIVSQKIHYVIGHVCSGSTIPASDIYENEGIVMVTPSATAPQLTENKKRKFIFRTIGRDDQQGPAAAQYIITKIKPKKVAILHDKQSYGQGIASSVKKDLEAAKIPVAVFEGVNAGDSDYSAVITKLKSQGVDFVYFGGYHPEMGLLLRQAREQGVKATFMGPEGVGNKDVTAIAGASSEGMLVTLPADFSADPSNAALVKAFADKKRDANGPFQMPAYAAVQIIGDAIAGAKSTDPTKVAAYMHKNAFQTPIGKVEYDAQGDLKSFKFVVFTWHKDATKTAAN
- the gltA gene encoding citrate synthase, which translates into the protein MTPSDVKATLSFSDGSPSVELPIYTGTVGPDVIDIRKLYGQTGKFTYDPGFMSTASCNSKITYIDGDKGELLYRGYPIEQLATKCDHLETCYLLLKGELPNAKQKEEFVGAVMNHTMVHEQMQFFLRGFRRDAHPMAVLTGLVGAMSAFYHDAMDIDDPHQREISAIRLIAKMPTLVAMAYKYNIGQPYIYPQNDLSYSGNFMQMMFSTPCAPYKVNPVLERALDRIFILHADHEQNASTSTVRLAGSSGTNPFAAIAAGVACLWGPAHGGANEAALKMLEEIGSVDNITEFIKQVKDKNSGVRLMGFGHRVYKNYDPRAKLMRETCYEVLNELGLHNDPLFKLAMELEKIALEDEYFVSRKLYPNVDFYSGIVQRALGIPTSLFTCIFALARTPGWISQWEEMITDPEYKIGRPRQLFNGAASRNVPDMGTR
- the livH gene encoding high-affinity branched-chain amino acid ABC transporter permease LivH gives rise to the protein MNEFLPQFTQQLVNGLTLGAIYALIAIGYTMVYGIIGMINFAHGEIYMIGAYVGLVTLTAIGASAGYPLPLVLGAALLVSVLVTGLYGFAVERVAYRPLRGGPRLVPLISAIGMSIFLQNYVQIGQGARDMSVPVLISGAIEFQMGGDFTVTVPYSRLLIVGVTLVLMLALTLFIGRSRMGRACRACAEDMRMANLLGIDTNRVISFTFVLGAMLAAVGGVLIGLTIGKLNPYIGFVAGIKAFTAAVLGGIGSIPGAMLGGVLLGLAETFASGYMPAEYKDVVAFGLLVLILLFRPTGLLGKPDVEKV